A portion of the Helicobacter pylori NQ4053 genome contains these proteins:
- a CDS encoding M3 family oligoendopeptidase, whose amino-acid sequence MKEQEWDLSALFENKESTEEFLKTLQTEAQEFESAYQNNLKDLDATGFANALKHYENLLEKISRAMTYAQLLFAKNTKEAKFYSQCEMACANIQQHLLFFEIEFKNLDAKKQLAFIKKCKDHAFYLNNLIEKKKHTLNLDEEKIALALSPVGVGAFSRLFDEHFSSLKIPFEEKTLSEEEILALLHNPKRKIRKKSQKAFSKALEKSRPLLTYILNMVRKDLLIETRLRKYDKKESFRHIDNQISQESVDSMIEIVNANFSLVHRYYHKKAQILGHKLKDYDRYAPLNNESITMTYSQALEEVLKTLKAFSPEFHKIASKAIKEGWVDSHPKDFKQGGAFSHGGVPSAHPYVLLNYTGNRRDAFTIAHEFGHMIHQELSKKQGVLNMDTPLTTAETASVFSEMLFFEHLKKGLKSDELLFMLAGKLEDIFSTLFRQVVMTNFERRIHEMDEELDTKDFDRIWFEENQRMFEKSVKLTKNYHLWWSYIPHFIHSPFYCYAYSYGQLLTLALYGLYKKSDAKEFVKTYTEFLSLGGSKSPKELVSMFGFDIDSKEFWEIGMQEVRHLLEEFERLLACKEN is encoded by the coding sequence ATGAAAGAGCAAGAATGGGATTTAAGCGCTTTATTTGAAAATAAAGAAAGCACAGAAGAATTTTTAAAAACCTTACAAACAGAAGCACAAGAATTTGAGAGCGCTTATCAAAATAACCTTAAGGATTTAGACGCCACAGGATTTGCAAACGCTCTTAAACATTACGAAAATTTGTTAGAAAAGATTTCTAGAGCGATGACTTACGCTCAATTACTCTTTGCTAAGAACACTAAAGAAGCGAAGTTTTATTCGCAGTGCGAAATGGCTTGTGCAAATATCCAACAACACCTTTTATTCTTTGAAATTGAATTTAAGAATTTGGACGCCAAAAAACAGCTCGCTTTCATTAAAAAATGCAAAGATCATGCTTTTTATCTAAACAATCTCATAGAAAAGAAAAAGCACACCCTAAATTTAGATGAAGAAAAGATCGCCCTAGCCCTTTCGCCTGTGGGGGTGGGTGCGTTTAGCCGTCTTTTTGATGAGCATTTTTCTTCTTTAAAAATCCCTTTTGAAGAAAAAACTTTAAGCGAAGAAGAAATTTTAGCCCTCTTGCACAACCCCAAACGCAAGATCCGTAAAAAATCTCAAAAAGCTTTCAGCAAAGCGTTAGAAAAATCCCGCCCTTTACTCACTTATATTTTAAACATGGTGCGTAAGGATTTGCTCATTGAAACTAGGCTAAGAAAATACGATAAAAAAGAGAGTTTCCGCCACATTGACAACCAGATCTCGCAAGAGAGCGTGGATAGCATGATAGAGATTGTGAACGCTAATTTTTCTTTAGTGCATCGTTACTACCATAAAAAAGCACAAATTTTAGGGCATAAACTCAAAGATTACGACCGCTACGCCCCTTTAAACAATGAAAGCATCACCATGACTTACTCTCAAGCTTTAGAAGAAGTGCTTAAAACCCTTAAAGCCTTTAGCCCTGAATTTCATAAAATCGCTTCTAAAGCAATCAAAGAAGGCTGGGTGGATTCACACCCTAAAGATTTTAAGCAAGGCGGGGCTTTTAGCCATGGCGGGGTGCCTAGCGCTCACCCTTATGTGTTGTTAAACTACACAGGGAATCGCCGAGACGCTTTCACTATCGCTCATGAATTTGGGCATATGATCCACCAAGAATTATCCAAAAAACAAGGCGTATTGAACATGGATACGCCCCTAACCACCGCAGAAACCGCTTCTGTCTTTTCTGAAATGCTGTTTTTTGAGCATTTAAAAAAGGGTTTAAAATCTGATGAACTCCTTTTCATGCTGGCCGGCAAATTAGAAGATATTTTTTCTACCCTTTTTAGGCAAGTGGTGATGACTAATTTTGAAAGAAGAATCCATGAAATGGATGAAGAATTAGACACCAAAGATTTTGATCGAATCTGGTTTGAAGAAAATCAAAGAATGTTTGAAAAGAGCGTGAAACTCACTAAAAACTACCATTTGTGGTGGAGCTATATCCCCCATTTTATCCATTCGCCTTTTTATTGCTACGCTTATAGTTATGGGCAGCTTTTAACTTTAGCGCTTTATGGGCTTTATAAAAAAAGCGACGCTAAAGAATTTGTTAAAACTTACACGGAATTTTTGAGCTTAGGAGGGTCAAAAAGCCCTAAAGAATTAGTGTCCATGTTTGGCTTTGACATTGATAGCAAGGAATTTTGGGAAATTGGCATGCAAGAGGTGCGTCATTTGTTAGAAGAATTTGAAAGGTTGCTCGCATGCAAAGAGAATTAA